TTTCATCAGCTAACATACTTTTGTGATGTAGTCATGCACCAACTGACACATTCTAACATGAACATATAATTTTGGAGCAGAGGAAAATAAAGCAGGAGAGTAACGCACCGTTGGAGCATCTATAAACAACCATAGGGTATTGCCGCTCTCCTCCTTCCACAGAGTCAGGTCGCGCAAGCGCCAGACATCAATCCCGACATTCAGCTTGGGGCAAGAAACGTCCCACCAGAGATTCTCCACCATCGGCGCGTAGAACGACACGCTGAAATCCAAGCCCATCGAGGTCCTCAGCTCGAACTTCTTAAGCACAGGTGCCATGATGTCGATGCCGTTCACCCAACATTCGTAGTCCACGACAAGCTCCTCGATGGTCGGTGAGTGGACTTTGATCTTATAGAGACCCCCGCCGCTGCCCACCTCTAGTACGCGCAGGTGAGGGCAGCGCTGGACAAGCTCATCCATGTCGAAGCGGAAGCCAGCAACGGACAGCCTCTCCAGCACAGGGAACTCAAGTCCATGGGCCGGCGGTGTTAGATATAGGTTGTGCACGTCCAGCTTGATCGAGGTGGCGCGGTGGAAGACAGGAACCTCGATAGGAATCATATCATCTTTACAGTGCCCCCAAACAGTGAAGACGAGAGCCGTGGGCGCCAGCCGCGCGGCCGTACGGAGCAGCGCGGAGACGCGGGCAGGGTCAATCTGGTCCCTGTGCTCCTCGGGTATGTCAATCTCGAGGAGGGAGATGGTGGGGCGGGCGACCTGGACGAGGGCGGCTTCGAGGCGTCCGGCGCGATCTCGCGGAAGGAGAGCTCGGCAAGGTACCTCCAGAGGCCGCGCCACCGGCGCGCGACGGCGCTGGTGAGGGCGGCGGTGCGAGCGCAGCGGAGACGAACGAGTACCTGGAGGAGTAGGTCGTCGGGAAGAGCGCTGATCCGGTCCACTCCGTCGCCTTCTGAGCGgaaggggcggcgccggcggggcaCGGACGACGACGGGGGATTGAGGCGGTGGCCCGACCGCAGCTCCATCGCGCCACTCCGTCACGATGTGGAGCAGGGGGAGGTTGAGTCAGCGCAAGGGGCCGCACGGAGACATGCGCCGG
This sequence is a window from Aegilops tauschii subsp. strangulata cultivar AL8/78 chromosome 7, Aet v6.0, whole genome shotgun sequence. Protein-coding genes within it:
- the LOC109743218 gene encoding uncharacterized protein — its product is MIPIEVPVFHRATSIKLDVHNLYLTPPAHGLEFPVLERLSVAGFRFDMDELVQRCPHLRVLEVGSGGGLYKIKVHSPTIEELVVDYECWVNGIDIMAPVLKKFELRTSMGLDFSVSFYAPMVENLWWDVSCPKLNVGIDVWRLRDLTLWKEESGNTLWLFIDAPTVYAPVAQRNFSQEIASLPNFSVLQLCLVTRGHIFGPLVLSLLGICTVIHKLKVAIDNDKCREVCPSNCPCEQSQNWRSQTISLPALEEVEIKGFEGNGDEIDFMKLLFRCTPLMTTMTVTLAPEVLPTSRGCEKTYRIFRENPSVKCRVYRSGGEEVLCP